AGCTGTTTTAGAGTAACCGAAGCCGATATCTTGCAAGTGTTAGAAGAACGCACATCTGTGTCGCTGGCGGAACTTCAAACGACATTAAAATGCGGGACCAATTGTGGATCTTGTTTACCGGAAGTGAATCGTTACTTACAAACACAAAAAATTGATGTGTTGGCGGTGAAATAACCACTTTTCACCTCGCCCAGAAGGGACGCTAAATAGGATATAAGGAAGATATTATGACAATGGATCACTCACTATTTGCCCCTTTGGGTGAAAAAACAAACCACCTTTATACGCGCTCAAACCTTAACGGTAGAGGACGTTATTTAGAGGAAGAGAAAAAAACGAGTTCTCGGATGTCACAAGCATCAAAGGACAAATTAGGGCGGGTACTATTGGTGGGGGCTGGCCCTAACGATCCAGAACTGCTTACCGTTAAAGCATATAAAGCGATAGAGAATGCTGAGGTGGTGGTGTTTGATCGTTTAGTCGGGCAAGAGGTTTTAAATTTAATCCCAGACAGTTGTGAGCAAATTTATGTCGGTAAACGTTGTGGTCAACCGAGTTTAAAGCAACAGCAAATTAACCAAATATTGATCGAGCAAGCTCAGTTAAGAAAACAAGTGGTACGTTTAAAAGGTGGTGAGCCTTTTATTTTTGGTCGTGGCGGTGAAGAAGCGTTAGCCTTGGTTGCCAATGAAATTGAATACGATGTGATCCCAGGCATTACCGCGGCTATCGGGTGCGCGGCATCCTCAAAAATCCCGCTCACACATCGCAATGTTTCTCGCAGTGTGACCTTAGTAACTGGGCATATCACCAGCGGCGCGTTTTCATCTTGGGCAGGTTTGGTGTCTAGTGGACAAACGTTGGTATTTTATATGGGGTTAGAGCAAGCAAAAAATATTCAGCAAGGTTTAATGAGTGAAGGGGTTAAAGAGGACTTTCCATTAGCGATTATCGGTAATGGCTGCAGTAAAAATCAACAAGTGTATGTTAGTCAGTTATCACAACTGGTGTCATTATCAGAGCAATTAAAAGGGCTGACGCCAGCGTTGATTATTGTGGGAGAAGTAGTCAATTTACGCCAAGACTTGTTGCAAGCCCATCATTTACAGGCTCAAAATCAGCAAGATCAATCACAGGCGTTATATCCGCAACTGATGGCTGAATTAATAGGAGTTTAAGCTTATTGCTAGAATCTAAGATTTATTTCGGTATTTGATCACGGCAAGCGAGATTAAAAAAGGCACGAAAGCAAGGGTTAATACACCGCACATTACACCAATTTCTCCGGTTGGGTTATCGTTTGGTACAGAGTAAGACACCGCATAGAGAAAACATAACCACGAAAAACTGATCACTTTGGTTTTAATAGGGAATGCAGACTCAGGTTTAAACACAAACCAAACAAACACTAAAGGTAAGAGGAAAATGCCAAATTTTAATTTAGTACTGACACGCGGGGATGGTGTATCGATCATGGTAAGCAACTTAACGGTGAAGGTTGGATGTTAACTAAAAACCAGCAATAATATTTGCTGGCTTTTAAGTGGTAAAGCTTAAGCGTCTGCTTTCTTTACTCGGATTTTTTGACCCGCAACTAAAGCTTGATTTAAGCTCTCAATTGCTTTTTTTGCTTCGTCGTCGCTTGGCATTTCAACAAAAGCAAAACCTTTTGATTGACCCGTGATCGCATCTAAAACAAGATTGCAGGTGCCAACCGAGCCATGCTCAGTAAATAAGACGCGAACTTCATGTTCAGTCATGGTGCGGGCAAGATTTCGAGCTAAAATTTT
This portion of the Vibrio algicola genome encodes:
- the cobA gene encoding uroporphyrinogen-III C-methyltransferase, which gives rise to MDHSLFAPLGEKTNHLYTRSNLNGRGRYLEEEKKTSSRMSQASKDKLGRVLLVGAGPNDPELLTVKAYKAIENAEVVVFDRLVGQEVLNLIPDSCEQIYVGKRCGQPSLKQQQINQILIEQAQLRKQVVRLKGGEPFIFGRGGEEALALVANEIEYDVIPGITAAIGCAASSKIPLTHRNVSRSVTLVTGHITSGAFSSWAGLVSSGQTLVFYMGLEQAKNIQQGLMSEGVKEDFPLAIIGNGCSKNQQVYVSQLSQLVSLSEQLKGLTPALIIVGEVVNLRQDLLQAHHLQAQNQQDQSQALYPQLMAELIGV
- a CDS encoding RNA recognition motif domain-containing protein, which encodes MKILARNLARTMTEHEVRVLFTEHGSVGTCNLVLDAITGQSKGFAFVEMPSDDEAKKAIESLNQALVAGQKIRVKKADA